A window from Chryseobacterium vaccae encodes these proteins:
- the atpD gene encoding F0F1 ATP synthase subunit beta: MANQIKGKISQIIGPVIDVVFTDVEAIPSIYDALEITKENGEKVVLEVEQHIGEDTVRCIAMDATDGLKRGQDVIGYGNPITMPIGEAVNGRLFNVVGDAIDGLQNISKEGGLPIHREAPKFDQLSTSAEVLFTGIKVIDLIEPYAKGGKIGLFGGAGVGKTVLIQELINNIAKGHGGLSVFAGVGERTREGNDLLREMLESGIIKYGDEFMHSMENGGWDLSKVDLEVMKDSKAAFVFGQMNEPPGARARVALSGLTLAEYYRDGGESGQGRDVLFFVDNIFRFTQAGSEVSALLGRMPSAVGYQPTLASEMGAMQERITSTKNGSITSVQAVYVPADDLTDPAPATTFAHLDATTVLDRKIASLGIYPAVDPLASTSRILAPEIIGEEHYNCAQRVKEILQRYKALQDIIAILGMEELSEEDKSVVYRARKVQRFLSQPFHVAEQFTGIPGSLVDIKDTIKGFNMIIDGELDHLPEAAFNLKGTIEEAIEAGQKMLAENA; the protein is encoded by the coding sequence ACGCGTTAGAAATTACAAAGGAAAACGGTGAAAAAGTAGTCTTAGAAGTAGAGCAGCATATTGGAGAAGATACAGTAAGATGTATCGCAATGGATGCTACAGACGGTCTTAAAAGAGGTCAGGATGTAATTGGATACGGAAATCCTATTACAATGCCTATCGGAGAGGCTGTGAACGGAAGACTATTCAACGTTGTTGGGGATGCTATCGACGGGCTTCAGAATATTTCTAAGGAGGGCGGACTGCCAATCCACAGAGAAGCTCCAAAATTTGATCAACTTTCAACTTCTGCAGAAGTTTTGTTTACAGGTATTAAAGTAATCGACCTTATCGAGCCTTACGCAAAAGGAGGTAAAATTGGTTTGTTCGGTGGTGCCGGGGTAGGTAAAACAGTATTGATCCAGGAGTTGATTAACAATATTGCAAAAGGACACGGAGGTCTTTCTGTATTTGCCGGAGTAGGTGAAAGAACGAGAGAAGGAAATGACCTTTTGAGAGAGATGTTGGAATCCGGAATTATTAAATATGGTGACGAATTCATGCACTCTATGGAAAATGGAGGTTGGGATCTTTCTAAAGTAGATCTTGAAGTAATGAAAGATTCTAAAGCTGCATTCGTGTTTGGTCAGATGAATGAGCCACCAGGTGCAAGAGCGAGAGTAGCACTTTCTGGTCTTACATTAGCTGAGTACTACAGAGATGGTGGTGAAAGCGGACAGGGTAGAGACGTACTTTTCTTCGTAGATAACATCTTCCGTTTTACACAGGCTGGTTCTGAGGTGTCTGCACTTCTTGGTCGTATGCCTTCAGCGGTAGGATATCAGCCAACACTTGCTTCTGAGATGGGAGCAATGCAGGAAAGAATTACTTCAACTAAAAACGGATCTATTACTTCAGTACAGGCGGTATACGTACCTGCGGATGACTTAACTGACCCGGCTCCTGCAACGACGTTTGCTCACTTGGATGCAACTACGGTACTTGACAGAAAGATCGCTTCATTAGGTATCTATCCAGCGGTAGATCCTCTAGCTTCTACTTCAAGAATCCTTGCTCCTGAAATTATCGGTGAAGAACACTACAACTGTGCTCAGAGAGTAAAAGAAATCCTTCAGAGATATAAAGCACTTCAGGATATTATTGCTATCCTTGGTATGGAAGAACTTTCAGAAGAAGATAAATCAGTAGTTTACCGTGCAAGAAAAGTTCAGAGATTCCTATCTCAGCCTTTCCACGTAGCAGAACAGTTTACAGGTATTCCAGGATCTTTGGTAGACATCAAAGATACCATCAAAGGATTCAACATGATCATTGATGGTGAACTAGATCACCTTCCGGAAGCTGCTTTCAACCTGAAAGGAACTATCGAAGAAGCTATCGAAGCTGGACAAAAAATGCTAGCTGAAAACGCTTAA
- a CDS encoding WG repeat-containing protein has protein sequence MKVLIFLLLFSFSVFSAQKFQIIYQNNDYSTAYIADKNGKVIRKLDDSFRLNYRPETLGYFSIFSIRGEEGWTAVDINGKKLFQVLNTEKGTPSPDDVINNKIRIVGKNGKIGFADGKGKIVIQPQFEIVSSFHKGKAIIGKECKDVLWNDHPGETDCQHYYTQCENYGYINDKGKVIEFGKYSFEEIAEKIKWKQDYSDVIP, from the coding sequence ATGAAAGTTTTGATTTTCCTGTTATTGTTTTCGTTTTCAGTCTTTTCAGCACAAAAATTCCAGATCATTTATCAGAATAATGATTATTCTACAGCTTATATTGCTGATAAAAACGGCAAAGTAATTAGAAAACTGGATGATTCTTTCCGTTTGAATTACAGGCCTGAAACATTGGGATATTTTTCAATCTTTTCAATTCGGGGTGAAGAAGGCTGGACAGCAGTCGATATTAATGGAAAGAAGTTATTTCAGGTTTTGAATACCGAAAAAGGAACACCAAGCCCTGATGATGTGATTAATAATAAAATAAGAATTGTCGGCAAAAACGGTAAAATAGGCTTTGCAGATGGAAAGGGCAAAATAGTTATCCAGCCGCAATTTGAAATAGTTTCTTCTTTTCATAAAGGGAAAGCAATTATTGGAAAAGAATGTAAAGATGTTCTATGGAATGATCACCCCGGAGAAACGGACTGTCAACATTATTATACCCAATGCGAAAACTACGGCTATATTAATGACAAAGGAAAGGTTATAGAATTCGGAAAATATTCCTTCGAAGAAATTGCAGAAAAAATTAAATGGAAACAGGATTACTCAGATGTTATTCCATAA
- a CDS encoding FoF1 ATP synthase subunit delta/epsilon, whose amino-acid sequence MNIKILTPEYVVFEGEVDSVLLPGKSGEFHIMKNHAGIVSSLIEGKVKLFAKSIDEAYTKNLTKENEKDSAFSYPIKSGVVEFNNNKGIILCE is encoded by the coding sequence ATGAATATAAAAATTTTAACACCAGAATATGTAGTTTTTGAAGGGGAAGTAGACTCTGTACTATTGCCGGGGAAAAGTGGTGAATTTCACATCATGAAAAATCACGCAGGTATCGTTTCTTCTTTGATCGAAGGTAAAGTAAAGCTTTTTGCTAAATCTATTGATGAAGCATATACGAAAAACTTAACTAAAGAAAACGAAAAAGATTCAGCTTTTTCTTACCCTATCAAAAGCGGTGTTGTAGAATTTAATAATAATAAAGGAATTATCCTTTGTGAATAA
- a CDS encoding B12-binding domain-containing radical SAM protein, whose protein sequence is MKDLLLITPPFTQLNTPYPATAYIKGFLNTKNISSYQVDLGIDVILKLFSKNGIQRIFDQQIDLQAVSENSQRIFALKEEYLKTIDQVIPFLQGKTPTLARQICSMNFLPEASRFNQLDDMEFAFGNMGLQDKAKHLATLYLEDISDYIVENIDPDFGFSRYAERLGKSANSFDELYSKLSDKQTFIDDFTLEILEEKLEIVQPKLVCFSVPFPGNLYAGFRCAQWIKKNYPHIKTAMGGGFPNTELREIKDQRVFEFFDFITLDDGEIPLELLHENVINPKENQEYKRTFLIENQEVVYKNNSKRHDYKQADIGTPDYTDLQLDQYISVIEIANPMHSLWSDGRWNKLTMAHGCYWGKCTFCDISLDYIKIYEPISAKILVDRMEELIRTTGETGFHFVDEAAPPALMREVALEILRRNLVVTWWTNIRFEKSFTGDLCYLLKLSGCVAVSGGLEVASDRLLQLIDKGVSVEQVAKVTRNFTEAGIMVHAYLMYGYPTQTIQETVDSLEMVRQMFEMGILQSGFWHQFAMTAHSPVGLRPEEFGVIPVKEKILFAHNDIDFKDKTGIDHSQFSFGLKKSLFNYMHGVNFELPLQEWFDFKIPRTTIHPDHIHDCLLEDETFSLKNSSKIIFLTQNVIAENRVKNKKKYSGTFTLLTFHLKTNIVKVELEQEKAEWLMAILKENSVNNSKKATIQQLKNDFEENFEDFELFWFSKPMQQLKENGVILSL, encoded by the coding sequence TTGAAAGATCTTCTTCTTATCACTCCGCCTTTTACCCAGCTCAATACTCCTTATCCGGCAACAGCTTATATTAAAGGGTTTTTGAATACCAAAAATATTTCTAGTTACCAGGTTGATTTAGGAATTGATGTTATTTTGAAACTCTTTTCAAAAAACGGAATCCAGCGGATTTTTGACCAGCAGATCGATCTTCAGGCTGTTTCTGAAAATTCACAGCGAATTTTTGCTTTAAAAGAGGAATATTTAAAAACGATAGATCAGGTCATTCCTTTTCTGCAGGGAAAAACACCAACTTTGGCAAGACAGATCTGCAGCATGAATTTTCTTCCCGAAGCTTCCCGTTTCAACCAATTGGATGATATGGAATTTGCTTTCGGAAACATGGGTCTTCAGGATAAAGCCAAGCATCTTGCCACTTTATATCTGGAAGATATTTCTGATTATATTGTAGAAAATATCGACCCCGATTTTGGTTTCAGCAGATACGCCGAACGTCTGGGAAAAAGTGCCAATTCATTTGATGAATTGTATTCAAAGTTATCAGATAAACAGACTTTTATTGATGATTTCACTTTAGAAATTCTTGAGGAAAAGCTGGAAATAGTACAGCCTAAACTGGTTTGTTTTTCAGTTCCTTTTCCGGGAAATCTATATGCAGGATTCAGATGTGCCCAATGGATTAAAAAGAACTATCCACACATCAAAACAGCAATGGGTGGTGGCTTTCCCAATACAGAACTAAGGGAGATCAAAGATCAGAGAGTATTTGAATTTTTTGATTTTATTACATTGGATGATGGTGAAATTCCTCTTGAACTTCTTCATGAAAATGTAATCAATCCTAAAGAAAATCAGGAATACAAAAGAACTTTTTTAATTGAAAATCAAGAAGTTGTTTATAAGAATAATTCTAAACGACACGATTATAAACAAGCTGATATCGGAACTCCTGACTATACGGATCTTCAGTTAGACCAATATATCTCAGTCATTGAAATCGCCAATCCCATGCACAGTTTATGGAGCGACGGGAGATGGAATAAACTGACCATGGCCCACGGCTGCTATTGGGGGAAATGTACATTCTGTGATATTTCCCTGGATTATATTAAAATCTATGAACCCATTTCTGCAAAAATTCTGGTTGACAGAATGGAAGAACTCATTAGAACAACTGGTGAAACAGGATTTCATTTTGTAGACGAAGCCGCCCCACCAGCCTTAATGCGGGAGGTTGCCCTGGAAATTTTGCGAAGAAATTTGGTCGTTACCTGGTGGACCAACATCCGTTTTGAAAAAAGTTTCACCGGAGATCTTTGTTATCTGTTGAAACTTTCAGGATGTGTTGCTGTTTCAGGAGGGCTGGAAGTAGCCAGTGACAGACTTTTGCAATTAATTGACAAAGGGGTTTCCGTAGAACAGGTAGCCAAAGTAACCAGAAATTTCACAGAAGCCGGAATCATGGTTCATGCTTACCTGATGTATGGCTACCCTACTCAGACCATTCAGGAAACTGTAGACTCTTTGGAAATGGTAAGACAGATGTTTGAGATGGGAATTCTTCAAAGCGGATTCTGGCATCAGTTTGCCATGACTGCCCACTCACCTGTCGGACTTCGTCCTGAGGAATTCGGAGTGATTCCCGTAAAGGAAAAAATTCTGTTTGCTCATAATGATATTGACTTTAAGGATAAAACCGGAATTGATCATAGCCAATTCAGTTTCGGTCTGAAAAAATCTCTTTTCAATTATATGCATGGAGTCAATTTTGAACTTCCGCTTCAGGAATGGTTTGATTTTAAAATTCCGAGAACAACTATTCATCCGGACCACATTCATGACTGTCTTTTGGAAGATGAAACCTTCAGCCTGAAAAACAGCTCAAAAATTATCTTTTTAACCCAAAACGTAATCGCTGAGAATCGTGTAAAAAATAAAAAGAAATACTCCGGTACATTTACGCTGCTTACATTCCACTTAAAAACGAATATTGTGAAGGTAGAACTGGAGCAGGAAAAAGCGGAATGGCTGATGGCTATTCTCAAAGAAAATTCCGTGAATAATTCGAAGAAAGCTACTATTCAACAACTTAAGAATGATTTTGAAGAAAATTTTGAGGATTTTGAATTGTTCTGGTTTTCAAAACCTATGCAGCAACTGAAAGAAAATGGGGTTATTTTATCGCTTTAA
- a CDS encoding DMT family transporter produces MKIKGYLLGVLSSVSYGLIPIFILPLKQAKFSMDITLFYRFLFSAMMVGGYLLYSKESFRINKKEALLLAVLGICYALSSEFLFIGYDFLTPGIASTVLFIYPVIVALIMFFFYRERLTKLSVASLLLAFAGVIVLCLKGEGFEINFAGLGVVMLSSLFYALYMVIVNKSGLKVSGFKLSFYSMLFTSGFFMLKASVGGQSFAIPSLSIFLSFIVFAFLTTVISSLCLVYAIKYIGSTPTAILGALEPVVAVMVSVLMFHEKFTGNLLIGITLILLGVILNVIAGSIKSRRIKMHAN; encoded by the coding sequence ATGAAAATTAAAGGTTATCTGTTAGGTGTTTTGTCATCCGTTTCATATGGACTGATTCCAATCTTTATCCTGCCGCTGAAGCAGGCTAAATTCTCAATGGATATTACTTTGTTTTACCGTTTTTTATTTTCTGCCATGATGGTAGGCGGATATCTGCTTTATTCTAAGGAAAGCTTCAGAATCAATAAAAAAGAAGCCTTACTCCTTGCTGTTTTAGGTATTTGCTACGCTCTTTCCTCGGAGTTCTTATTTATAGGATATGATTTCCTTACTCCGGGTATTGCTTCTACAGTACTCTTCATTTATCCGGTTATTGTGGCACTCATTATGTTTTTCTTTTATAGGGAAAGACTTACAAAGTTATCTGTAGCTTCCCTTTTACTGGCTTTTGCCGGAGTTATTGTTTTATGCTTAAAAGGAGAAGGTTTTGAAATCAACTTTGCAGGTTTGGGGGTTGTCATGCTAAGCTCTTTATTCTATGCACTTTATATGGTGATTGTCAATAAATCAGGACTTAAGGTTTCCGGATTTAAACTTTCGTTTTATTCTATGCTGTTCACTTCAGGATTTTTTATGCTTAAAGCCTCTGTTGGCGGGCAGTCTTTCGCTATACCCTCCCTATCTATATTTTTAAGCTTTATTGTTTTTGCATTTCTTACTACCGTTATTTCCAGCCTGTGTCTGGTGTACGCTATAAAGTATATAGGTTCTACACCAACAGCTATTTTAGGGGCCCTGGAGCCCGTAGTTGCTGTTATGGTAAGTGTTCTAATGTTTCATGAGAAGTTCACAGGCAATCTTCTTATCGGAATCACATTGATTCTTTTGGGTGTTATCCTTAATGTCATTGCAGGCAGCATAAAATCAAGACGGATTAAGATGCATGCCAACTAA